Part of the Citrus sinensis cultivar Valencia sweet orange chromosome 2, DVS_A1.0, whole genome shotgun sequence genome, TCTCAATCTCTGGATTGAGCAGCCAGAATCCTGGAGTCATCACCATTGCTAATACCGTTTTTGGATCTAATCCGGCCATTGCTGATGATCTTCTTGCTAAGGCCTTTCAGGTTGACAAGTCCGTTGTTGGTCAacttcaaacaaaattttagattctttataaattgtttaattCCCTCAAAACAGGATTTAATCCTTGTGTATTGTATTCGTACTTAATTACAACTGAAATcctgtgaattttttttcccgaaAGGTTCCATTTGATCTTCGATGACGATCATAATAttctgtcttttttttttcggatAATCCAATGTGATTATGACAGTATTATTGTTGCCTCAATTCTTGATACAAATGGGTATAAGACAAATAgacaattttactaaaataaatatcacaTAATTTAGTTAAGAAAATAactatatatgtaaataaagatttttttccccaaagaAAAGCACCTCTAATATATAAAACGTTACATTAAAGTCAAAACTACTAACGCTTATGATCAAATGTTCCAAGAATATTATCAGTACAGGATTTTTATGGCTCAGTACTTATTTGTTGTGGAAAGGACTTGACAAATCAAAAGTTTCAAACTTGCATCATTTAAGTcctttttgtttatgttttgcTCTATTCGAGCTACTCACCGAATTTGAACAgacataaaataacattttaacCATAGTAGTGGCTACAAGTTAATTATGTTTCAATATATTACTAGTAAACCTGTGTTACAATCATGACATAATTATGAGAAATCCGAATCCAGTGTGTTAATTTCAATCAGTgaattatgtttattaaatTCGCTACGTAAAAATATTCCCAAATGAAATTGCCATGTATTAGCTTTAGTTCATCCAAGAGAAGGGACTCTCAAATCCAATACACTGAATAGTTTTCTgacttttattataatttttataaataaaagcaagaaaattaCGAACCATCCAATATCTGATGGTAACCACTTCACTGTCTCACAATGGTCAATATAGTAGTTCTCTATCATTGTATGAAAAAATGACAGTGGATTTGGAGGCCCTGAAATAGTTTTCATgaacttttacaattttttttgaaaaattaaaaaaaactctaaaattAAGGGAACTTGTGTGATTGATGTGAAACTCTTTGAGATATCTTTTTATAGCCAAATAGATTTTGGTGCCCAATTTGGTCCTAGAATCAAAGGAAAGCATACAGTTTTTGACATTTAAAGGGCAATTGCACGATTGTGTTGAATTTCAAACTAGTTTTTTGtacatacataaatattagtaaaactataccataagaaaaaaaaagtcaatacgaaagataaaataatcattacgaattttagaaaaaaatttcaaagaataaaaaaaattctcgaaaaagttacaaaaatttattggatTGACGTGAAACTCTTTGAGAGGCCTTTTTATAGGTTAAATATGTTTTggcaggaaaaaaaaaaaaaaaaaaaaaaaaaaaaaacattttgttttCCCAATCTAATTTGGGCCTAGAACCAAAGGCTATGGCATAGAGCTTTTGACCTTTTAAGTTAAAAGGttgattttatgataatattgaattttgaGCTATTTTTTCACACATATAGATATTGGTGAAATTAGGCATAGGGCAACGAAAGTCAATTTGGAAGTCTGAAACaatgtttatgaattttcaaaaaaaaatctaaaaaatcagaaaaatcCTAATAAATTAGGAGAACTAGTCAGATTGATATGAAACTCTTTGGGaggtttttttattataaaaaatttaattttttttcttagacCCAATTTGGGCTTAGAACCAAACATAATACACTGTTTTAGACTTTTAAAGCGATTTCACGATCGAATGGAAtttcaagttaattttttgtacGCACGTAAATATTAGTGAAATTAGAccatatgaaaaaatatgagTTGATTTCAAGTCAATTTTTTGTACGCATGTAGATATTAGTGAAATTAGaccatagaaaaaaaatatgcgTCGATTTGGAGGCCCAAAATaatgtttatgaattttcaaaattttctaagaaattgaaaaaaaaatcctcaaaagttaaaagaacTTATAGGAATGATATTGGTTTAGCGCATGTTTTGGGCCAAGATATTTAGACAATTTGTTCtgattttctcataaaaaaatCCTATAATAATTCTTGAGTTAAAGGAAATAATTTCTTAGTTAAGAAAATATACAACAAAAGTAGCACTGAAGTGTATTTTAACTTTAGCATTCGAGAAATGTATGGTAGAATTCATTTTTTCTCCCGATTCTTCAATGGAAATACATAAGAAAGGTttcacaaataattaatatcacAATATGTCGATCACATCTAAAAATGCAACACACATGACACGTTGATCTAATTCATTTTTCAGGGAATCagtttaaaataatctaaGATTTTGTTTGAAGTTGACCAACAACGGACTTATCAAGCTGAAAGGCCTTGGCAAGAAGATCATCAGCAATGGACGGATTGGATCCGAAAACAGCATTAGCAATAGTGATGACTCCAGGATTCTGGCTGCTCAATGCGGAGATTGAGAAGGCATTTCCATGACCCACATTACGCTGAAAGTGAGCAAGTCCAATCGGGAACACAAACACATCACCCTTCTTAAGAACCTTTGTGATGAGCCTGTTTTCTGGGTTAGATGTCACGAATCCGACGTCAAGGCTTCCTTCGATGACTGTTAAAATCTCGGTGGCACGAGGATGAACATGAGGAGGAATCACTCCCCATGGTGCGTAGTCGATGCGAGCCAATGAGGCACCAAGAGTGTTGAGTCCAGGTATTTGAGCCACTGTTACTGGTGTAACCCTTGAGCCAAGTGGGTTTGATGTGTTGCCAGCTACATGCAGTCCGCTGAATGTAAAATGGTTGGCCTGTGCGAGTTTTGGGTCCATGCAGGCGAAGCCATTAACCCTTGCAGAGCCACTGGGGTCTGCAACGCAGAAATCTTGAAGAGGACTGGGCTCAAAAGCAACAACTAGAGCACAAGTGACGGTTAGTAAATTCAATACCAAAATGTGCTTGGCCATTTTGATTGATCTctcttaattctttttctttttttttttaatatatctagcaaagaaaatatcaattgcAAGCCAAGAAGTGAGGTGAATAGATTCAATTGCATGAACTCTATTTATAGCCAGTAGAAGATTGGAATgcattttttacaattaattataatataattacatgCATAAAGAATTATAGTACTTAGTGGAAAAGCGGTGCCGTCCAAGCTTCGAACGTGTTGAAATAGTCATTCATTCAgcaaaaatgaatatatatctctatatatatctgtctaaaatacataatatatgtctctatatatatatctatctAAAATACACATCTATCTAAAATACACATGACAATTAATGCTGTAACTTAATGCGGACAGCCAGGCTCAATATGCCGATTGTCTCACAGTactgtattttattttcatctaaaATTTGGCTGTAGAATAAACTGTTTGTAGTTAGGAATTTTAAAGCATAGGAAAatctgaaaaaatatataaactgtGCAGTTAAAATACTTAagtttaaatcttttaaacctcatagttttaaaatttttctaaatttttttcgtattttaaaatttcaaattaaaaactatatatatatatatatatatatatgggataacataagtgatgatctaATCAATAActctgaattttattaaaatttaggacgatttaacaaaaagaataatattataaaaatatattttatcaatttatcccGAACTTTAATCTCGAATTATAAATCCGAATAGGAAAACTTCCGGTAATATAAAGGGTGCGTTTGCGGAGCACTCTAGAATATTCCCCAAGAATAAAAAGTGGAGAGGAGAGCACACCGCAACTACCCTAAATACATGCAAAATACATATCCAATATTCACTATTCAGTCGGCAATGCTGCATAAATAACTACTGCTTGTTGTCAAAAATAAGTGTACGTGTCTTGTTGTTGTCCATCGGCCGCTTGAACTGAAGATGCCAGACTCCTTCAAGCTCTACAGAGAATTGCTTTAATTCTTAATCTATCAAAGACTATTTCTCCCTTAACTACTGAAAAATCGACGCATCACAAAGGTCCTTCAGAAGGGTGATGTGTTTGTATTGCATTCCCTGTTGGACTTAATTGTTTACTTTTTTGATATTAATCACGAGGTATCCtggggagggccccaactgtgggaggcacctttaagctcataccacaacccagactagaaatccccgctcgaaccgggaggcacaggttctcccaataaaggcgacttccctgcgactcgaactagggagcaaacccagtcaagccacttaaggggactccattgccagtggagccaacactttgttggtacTTAATTGTTTACTTTCAAATAAATGTTTGGAAATGGAAATAAATGCCTTTTCAATCTCTTCATTGAGCAACCAAAACCCTGGCGTCTTCAACCGTTGCTCAAGCTGTTagcataatttaaaaagtgatCTGATAACCGTAAACAAGGAAGAATAAACACCTTCAACTGAAAGGGTTTCAGTagtttacaattaattatttgatgagTTCGTCTCTGTTTGATGCTGATATCGCAATGTACGTGTTTAGGTGTTTATTAACAaaggttttgattttatattattgttgttggtaagcgaaaaataaacaaaatcaagttTTGGGCTCACCGATATTTATTACCCTATGAAATCAAAGGTTTATTCACCGATATTTATACTTGGTAGGTAGATTATTtgcttataaaaatgattggCCTGTGCAAGTTTTGGGTCCATGCAGGCAAAGCCATTAACCCTTCCTGAGCCATCAGTCTGCAACGCAGAAATCTTGAAGAGGACTAGGCTCAAAAGCAACAACTAGAGCACAAGTGATGGCTAGTAAACTTAATACCAAAATGTGCTTCGCCATTTTGATCGATCTCTCTTAATTCTCTTGTTTTTAACACAAACTATGAATAgcaagaaaatatcaattgaGAACCAAGA contains:
- the LOC102621730 gene encoding putative germin-like protein 2-1 — translated: MAKHILVLNLLTVTCALVVAFEPSPLQDFCVADPSGSARVNGFACMDPKLAQANHFTFSGLHVAGNTSNPLGSRVTPVTVAQIPGLNTLGASLARIDYAPWGVIPPHVHPRATEILTVIEGSLDVGFVTSNPENRLITKVLKKGDVFVFPIGLAHFQRNVGHGNAFSISALSSQNPGVITIANAVFGSNPSIADDLLAKAFQLDKSVVGQLQTKS